GCTCGGCGACGGTGCGATCATCGGCGACTATCTCGATGCCGGCAAGAACATTGACCTGAAAGTCATCACCGGCAGCGGCGATCAGGGCGACGCCGTGGCCAGTCTCGATCAGGCCCCGATCGCCACGCCGATCGGCAAGACCGTGCCGCTGCTGAGCGTGGCGGAGATTCGACGGACCGTCGCGGCGCAGCAGATCAACCGCGTCGAGGAACAGCGGGCGGTGACGCTGTCGATCAATCTGCCGCCGTCGATGCCGCTCGAAGAGGCGATGAATCAGATCAACGGCGACATCGCGCAGATGCGCACCGCCGGTCTGATCCCGCCGACGATCAGCACGAATCTCGCCGGCTCGGCCGCGAAGCTTCGGGAAGTCAAAAACGCGCTGCTCGGACAATGGACCGGATTCAATCCACAGAGTCTTCTGAGTCTCATCGGCAGCCGAATGTTCCTGGCGCTGATCGTGGTGTTCCTGCTGATGGCGGCTTTGTTCGAGAGCTGGTTCTATCCGCTGGTGATCATGTTCAGCGTGCCGCTGGCGACCGTTGGCGGGTTCCTCGCCCTTCGCATCACGCACGAAATCATCCCCAGCCAGCAGCTTGACGTATTGACCATGCTCGGCTTCGTCATCCTCATCGGCATCGTCGTCAACAACGCGATTCTCATCGTGCACCAGGCGCTGAATCTCATCAACGGCATCGCCGAGGTGCAGGTCGAAGGCGTCGTCGCCGAGAAACTGCCGCCCAAGAAGGCGATCGCCGAGTCCGTCCGCTCCCGCGTGCGCCCCATCTTCATGACCACGCTCACCAGCGTCGGCGGCATGCTCCCCCTTGTGCTCTTCCCCGGCGCCGGCTCCGAACTGTACCGCGGGCTCGGCAGCGTGGTCGTCGGCGGCCTCGTCTGCTCGACGCTCTTCACGCTCATTCTCGTCCCCCTGCTCCTGAGTCTTGTCTTCGACGTGCGCGATCTGTTCGTGACGAGCATGTCGAAAGTCACGCCCGCCGCTTCGAGCACTGAATCGCCGAGCGCCTGAGGCGACGAGATCAGCCGCATTTATTCGAGGATTCGGGTGCGCCGGGTTTGCGCCATGCGGGCGCGGGCGGCGCGGCGGGCGGATTATCGGCGGCGGGCGTGGTGTACAGATACGACACGTCTTCATCATCGACGCGTGCGATGCGGCGGCCGGACTCGGCGTCGAGTACGATCGGCGGCGCGATCTGATCGGCGGGCTTGAGCTTGCCGTCGTCGTCGAAGGGCAAGACCACGCGCGGCGCGAAGGGATCGCGGCTCGGGCCGAAAACGATGGCGGTCTGACCGTCGTCGAGTTCGAGGCGCGTGCCGACGGGGAAGGGCATGACCAGTTCGTTGAACGCCTTGATGAGCGTCGGATCGTAGTACGGGCGCTCGGGGCCGTAGGTCATTTCCCACAACGCGCGAATCGCCGACTTGGCGGGGCGATAGGGACGCGGCGTGGTGGCGGCGTCGAAGACGTCGGCGATGCGGATGATGCGGGTGAAGACATGGAGCTTGCAGGGGTCGGGGCGATTGGGGTAGCCGGTGCCTTCGCAGTTTTCGTGATGGGTGCGGACGATCATGCGTGCGGCGGCGGACATGTTGGACGGCAGGCGCTCCAGGGCCGTCTCGGGATGATGATGCACCTGTGCCCAGTCCGCTTCGGTGAGCGGGCCTGTGTTGGCTTCGATCTGCGAAAGATCGAGCATGCCCATGTCCATGTACAGCGCCCCGAGGCCGAGCGGCAGAAGACTCTGCGCCAGCACGAACGACAGATCGCGACACGATGTCTGCCGCTCGCGCTCCGCCACGACGTACCACCGCAGGCGCGACCCAAGCTGCATACTCAGGTAAAAGACGTTGGCCATGTGATCCGCAAGATACGAATCGGGACTGAACGGACACTTGGGCAGAATCCGGCCGATCGGGTTGGCGACGAGATACGCGATGACATTCGACACCGCCCGCTCGATGTCCGTGTAGTTGCTGGCGTTGGGTTTGGTCCTGGCGGCTTTGACATCGCAGAAGACCATCGACATGCATTCGTTGGTCTTGGCCATCACCGAGGCGAACACGCGGCTGTCGGCCCCGTCGTCCTCGAACTTCACCACGCTGTCGAGGTCCGGATCGCCGACGCGTACGCGCTGCTCGGGGAAGCGCTTTCGCAGGACATTGAGATCCTCCTGGGTGAGCGTGCGACCGGCGGGCAAAAGCACCATCGCGCCGCGCGTCACGGCCGAGTGCAGCGTCATGCCCACTTCAAGCTGTTCAGGTTTGTAGACCAACGGCACAGCAGGCGCTCCGGAGGGACGAAAACCAGTAAAGGCATTATCGTCGCCCCGCCGCGATCACTTGATCAAGATCGTCACCCGCTGACTACCGCCAAGCGCTGCTTCCGGGGGTCAATCGATGCCCTGCTCGGCGAGCCAGCGTTCGGCATCGATGGCGGCGCGGCAGCCCATGCCCGCGGCGGTGATCGCCTGCCGATAGACATGGTCCGACACATCACCCGCCGCGAAAACGCCTTCGATATTCGTGAACGAGCGGCCGGCGTCTTTGAGCTTGATGTAGCCCGCTTCGTCCATGTCGAGCTGGCCATCCAGAAACTCCGTGATCGGCGTGTGACCGATCGCCATGAACAGTCCGCCGACTTTCAGTTCGCTGATCGCACCGGTTTTGGTGTCCTTGAGTTTGACAGCGGTGATGACTTCGTCGCCGAGCACGTCTTCGACGGTCTTGTTCCAGAGGATTTGGATCTTCGGATTCTTCGCGGCGCGCTCCTGCATGATCTTGCTGGCCCGCAATTCGTGACGGCGCACGATCAGGTACACCTTCGATGCGAACTTCGTCAGGTACGACGCCTCCTCGACCGCCGAGTCGCCGCCGCCGACGACGGCCATTTCCTTCTCGCGGAACATCGGCAGGGCGCCATCGCAGACCGCGCACGCACTGACGCCGCCGCCGGACTGGGCGAGGCGCTGCTCGTTGTCGAGGCCGAGCCAGTTGGCCTTCGCGCCGGTGGCGATAATGACGGCTTCGGCGAAGCACGCGTAGCCGTTGTCACCGGTGATGTGGAACGGGCGCTTGGACAGGTCGACTTTTTTGACGTTTTGGAAGGGCGTGAAAAGTCCGCCGCGAACCTGGTCACCGATCTTCACGCCGTCATCGGTCACGACGCGCGTGCCGAAGCGCATGGCCTGATCGAAGAACATCTGCATCATCTCGGGCCCGCGGACGCCGTTGGGGAACCCGGGGTAGTTTTCGACATCGGTGGTGAGCATGAGCTGTCCGCCGGGCAAAAGGTCCTTGCCGGTGGCGCGGCCGGGGAAGACGAGGGGGTTTAGATTGGCGCGGGCGGCATAGACGGCGGCGGTCCAGCCGGCGGGGCCGGAACCGATGATGACCACTTTTTCCACGGGCTTGTCGGCGCTGCTTGCGTTCATCGGATCGGGTCTTTCCAAACGTGTTTCGTGAATCGAGCCGTGACGGGCCGCACATGATAGCACACACGCGGCGGGGTCACTACAATGCGTTTATGAGCCAGTTCAACGCCCCCGCCTACGACATTGAGCGGCCGACGGGCCAATGCGCCTTCACCGGGCGCGTGCTCGAACCGCACGAACATTACATCGCCGCGCTGGTCGAGGAAGGCGAGGGCTTCAAGCGCGTCGACGTGTCGCTGGCGGCATGGGAGGACGGGAAGCGGCCGGAGCATCTATTCAGCTACTGGAAGGCCGTCGTGCCCGAGCCGACGGTGAAGAAGAAGCTTTTCGTTGATGATGCGGTGCTAATGAACCTTCTGGAGCGGCTTTCCGACGCGGGCGAGCCGCAGCGGCAGTCCTTTCGCTTCGTGCTCATGCTGATTCTGATGCGCAAGAAGGTGCTGCGTTACGACCGCACGGAGAAGCGCGAGGCGGACAGTGACGGCGGCGAAACGGCGATGCAGGACTGGTGGGTCTTGACGCCCAAGCTCGATCTGAGCAAGGGGCCTCTGGGAAAATGGGACGACGGGCGGACGTTCGAAGTGCTCGATCCGCATCTGGACGAGGCGGGCATCCGGGCGGTGACCGATCAACTGGGCGAAATCCTGCAGGCGGAATTGTGATCCAGGCGGGATGTGTCATGCGTATGGTGCGATCCGCCATCCAATCGACCGGCGTGCGCTGGGCTTTGATCCTAGCGATGGGAGCGATGCTTGGTGCGTGCGAACCGAAGAAGAAGCCCGATGACCTGCCGCCAATTTCGCCCCAATCGCTTCCCGCCTTGCGGCAGAAGTTCAACGCCCGGGCGGCGATGATCGATCAGGTCTGGTCGCGGGCGATCGTCGAACTGCGATGGGTCGATGACAAGAACAAGTCGCACTTCGAGCAGGGCGACGGCCCGCTGATCATTCGCAAACCCGACGACCTGGCCCTCGCGGTGGGTAAACTCGGCAACACGCTCTTTTGGATCGGGTCCAATCGCGAGCAATTCTGGATGTTCGATCTGACGGGGGGGAACGATCAGCCGCACGTCGCCTATGTGGGCAAACACGCCGACGTCGGCAAGCCGGGAATGAAGGCGATGCCCCTGCCGATTCACCCGCGTCAGCTCATCGAACTATTGGGCGTCACGCCGATCGGCGACGGCGACCGCATGAGCGTCGTGGACCATCGCGTCGTCGTCGAACGGGCGGGCTCGCGCATGATTCTCGATGCGCCGTCCGCCCTGCCGTCGCATATCGAACTGCTCGACCCGGCGGGCGAGCCGATCGTCAGCGCTGAACTGTCCGCCTTCGCGCCGCTTCAGAAGGCGAACATCGGGCCCGGCGGCTGGCCGTCGATCGCCACGCGTCTGCTCATCACCCTCGCCGACCGTGACGCTTCGATGAGCATCAACCTCGACAGCCCGACCAACGGGCGGGCGCGCGATCAGGTTCACGACGCCCAGTTCGACTTCGATCAACTGGTCAACGCCTTAAAGCCCGATCGCGTCGAAGTGCTTATGCCCGCCCATCCTTAGAGCCGATGGATCGGATATGCTTTGGAAGCTGATGCGCGCAAAAGCTCTGTATATCGCGGCGGGGGCGGCGGCGGTCGTTTTATCGGTCGCGCCGCTGACATCCGCTTCCGTTTTCGTCAGCGGTGATGCGGGCAATCTCTGGATCGTCAACGCCCAGACCGACGGGTCGTTCGTCCTGCTGCACCGCGCCGCCGACGACCCGTCGGACGTCATCTATCGCGCCTTGAACGGCAAAGGTCACCCCGTCGCCATCGCCGCCGATCACAATCTGCTCTACTGCGTCTATTCGGACATGTCGGTGCAGTCGCTGACGTTCGGGTCGCGCGACTCGGGCTATCTGCCGGCGCTTCAGACGCAGCAGCTCGCCCCGCTGCCGCGCGATGGGCAACTCATGGGGCTCATTGCCGGGGCGGACGGGCCGGTCGCGCTACTGAAGTTTCAGCCGCAGGCGCGCGGCGCCGAGACGACGACGAACGCGACGCACGAACCCGACGGCGATGCCGAGCACGACAGCGCGGAACCCGCTCCGTTTCAACCGCTTCGCCTGCTGCGCCTGCATCGCGATACGTGGACCCCGATCGATCTGCCGGCGGACCTCAACGCCAATGAGCTTCAGCAGGTGGTCATGGCCGACCCGAAGTACGGCCGCATCGCCCTGCTGTGCGACACGCGCCCGCCGCGCGGATTGACCGTGCACATGCTCACGGGCATCACCTGGGCCAAACACCAGTATCCGCTCAAATTCTCGCCGCTTTCGCAGGCGGTCGGCGTGCACGGGGATCTGGCGATGATCGTGCCGCTGGCGGGCGTCAAGTCGCCGCAGCTTAATGTATTTTACCTGCGGCTCGGCAGCGCGACGCCGCTGGGCACGCTCGGACCCATCCAGACGTTCAATCCCTGGTGGACCGCGTACTATGACAATCAGGCCGCGGTCGTGACGACCGATGCGGACAATCACTGGATTTGGGCCAACAAGGGACTCGAGACCGGCTCGGCGCACAACGCCGTCTTCACGCCGCTGGGCGAAGCGACGCCGACGTTCAAGGTCAATCCGACGACGACGATTTTTCTGGTGGCGATCATCGTCGGCATGCTCTTTTTGTTCGGCACGGCCCGGCGCGTGCCGGGGTCCAATGCGCCCCGACTGCCCGCGTCGCTCGTGCCCGCCGGATTCTCGCGCGTCATGGCGGCCGTGCTCGACTTCGCTCCGCCCATCGCCGCCGCCATGATCTATTTCGGCATCCGCAATCCCGCCGACCTCATCACACCCTGGTTCAGCGCCAATGACTGGCGGACCGTGATCCCGGCCGCCGCCGCCGTCGGGCTTTTCATCGCACACACGACGCTGACCGAACTGGTGTTGGCGTCGACGCTCGGCAAGGCGCTGATGGGCATCCGCGTGTCGAACCTCTACGGCGGATACCCGCACCTCTGGCAGGTCCTCGCCCGCAATCTCTTCAAGGCCATCGAACTGGCCGCCCCGCTCCTGCTCGTCCTGCCGCTCATGAGCGGCCATCATCAACGCCTCGGCGACATGGTCGCCCGTACGCTCGTCGTCGCCGACGCCCCGCCGCGCCGGCTCGAAAAAGAACCGCTCGACGACGATCTGTTCGGCCCCGATCTCTGACCACGCCGCGCGCCGCCGAACGCGGCCAGCGGACCGATGCGCCAAGCGGCGACGCCATAGGTGGAAATACGTCAACTCCCGCGACGCTCGCACGGCGTCTTTGTCCGGTCGCAGCCGGTCTATCGATGCAGTAATC
The nucleotide sequence above comes from Planctomycetota bacterium. Encoded proteins:
- the trxB gene encoding thioredoxin-disulfide reductase; protein product: MNASSADKPVEKVVIIGSGPAGWTAAVYAARANLNPLVFPGRATGKDLLPGGQLMLTTDVENYPGFPNGVRGPEMMQMFFDQAMRFGTRVVTDDGVKIGDQVRGGLFTPFQNVKKVDLSKRPFHITGDNGYACFAEAVIIATGAKANWLGLDNEQRLAQSGGGVSACAVCDGALPMFREKEMAVVGGGDSAVEEASYLTKFASKVYLIVRRHELRASKIMQERAAKNPKIQILWNKTVEDVLGDEVITAVKLKDTKTGAISELKVGGLFMAIGHTPITEFLDGQLDMDEAGYIKLKDAGRSFTNIEGVFAAGDVSDHVYRQAITAAGMGCRAAIDAERWLAEQGID